From a single Bacillus gobiensis genomic region:
- a CDS encoding nucleoside recognition domain-containing protein, with the protein MKKTLAAGAKSGLQTTWTLGKVIFPVTILISLLQHTPVMGWIIKLISPVMGIFGLSGEAAIPLVIGNMLNLYAGIAAIFSLELTVKEVFILAIMLSFCHNVIIESTVAMKVGIKIWVILAVRIGLAVFSGVLIHLFWHGGQSTAQYGFVSVNKTAPPEGWFEIVMAAFAKAGMNILQLAAIIIPLMIVIQIMRDKGWLNVFSNWIAPFVRLLGMKENTSMTMVAGLTIGLAYGAGVMIKAVEEDGVSKRDLTLAFIFLVACHAVVEDTLVFIPLGIPVWPLLVIRLTTALLLTIAISYLWKNRDYHSERKGAVYEG; encoded by the coding sequence ATGAAAAAAACTCTGGCTGCAGGTGCTAAATCAGGCTTGCAAACAACATGGACACTTGGAAAGGTAATCTTTCCAGTTACAATCCTCATCAGTTTGCTGCAGCATACACCTGTGATGGGTTGGATTATTAAGCTTATTTCTCCAGTTATGGGCATTTTTGGTTTATCTGGAGAAGCCGCCATCCCTCTCGTAATCGGAAATATGCTTAACCTTTATGCAGGAATTGCAGCTATATTTTCCCTTGAATTAACAGTTAAAGAAGTGTTTATTCTAGCGATTATGCTGTCTTTCTGCCATAACGTAATCATCGAATCGACAGTTGCGATGAAGGTCGGCATAAAAATTTGGGTTATTTTAGCCGTACGAATCGGCCTTGCCGTTTTTTCCGGTGTTCTCATTCATCTTTTTTGGCACGGCGGGCAAAGCACGGCTCAATATGGTTTTGTTTCAGTAAACAAAACAGCCCCTCCAGAAGGTTGGTTTGAGATCGTGATGGCTGCGTTTGCCAAAGCCGGTATGAATATTTTGCAGCTTGCTGCGATTATTATTCCTTTGATGATTGTCATCCAGATTATGAGGGATAAAGGATGGCTTAACGTATTCTCCAATTGGATCGCTCCATTTGTCAGACTTCTTGGAATGAAAGAAAATACTTCGATGACAATGGTTGCCGGCCTTACGATTGGGCTTGCGTACGGAGCCGGTGTTATGATCAAAGCAGTAGAGGAAGATGGAGTAAGCAAGAGGGATCTTACGCTTGCTTTTATTTTTCTAGTTGCTTGCCATGCGGTGGTTGAGGATACACTTGTCTTTATTCCGCTCGGCATACCTGTCTGGCCGCTGTTGGTGATACGATTGACAACAGCTTTATTATTAACGATAGCGATTTCTTATTTATGGAAAAACAGGGACTATCATTCTGAAAGAAAAGGAGCCGTCTATGAAGGTTAA
- the hisD gene encoding histidinol dehydrogenase: MKITKISKNFKIKRSIDYGTDEQKNTVKHIISEVRKNGDSAVKSFTKQFDGVNPNPVVSKEELAAAYSTLDVHYHQVIREAIENIKEYHERQLQTSWFYHRNDGSMLGQKVTALDSVGVYVPGGTAAYPSTVLMNVIPALVAGVERIVLVSPPTRDGGLAPSVLIAAAELGVSEVYKMGGAQAIAALAYGTETIASVDKITGPGNIYVALAKREVFGHVDIDMIAGPSEIVVLADGSVAAHEIAADLLSQAEHDILASSILVTPSEAFAKEVQTEVDKQLKALPRKDIAAKSIENNGHIYVTENLEEAIDVVNQLAPEHLEVMTKHSQSLLGKIKHAGAIFLGRYSTESVGDYFAGPNHVLPTNGTARFSSPLNVADFQKRSSIIAYSKKAFLENSGKIASFARLEGLEAHARAVEARKQEDGNENR; the protein is encoded by the coding sequence ATGAAGATTACAAAAATAAGTAAAAATTTTAAAATTAAACGTTCCATTGACTACGGAACGGACGAACAGAAAAATACGGTAAAGCACATCATTTCAGAAGTGAGAAAAAACGGTGATTCTGCAGTAAAGTCCTTTACAAAACAATTTGATGGAGTCAATCCGAATCCCGTCGTATCAAAAGAAGAGCTAGCTGCAGCTTACAGCACTCTTGATGTTCACTATCACCAGGTGATAAGGGAAGCGATTGAAAATATAAAGGAATATCATGAAAGGCAACTTCAAACTTCATGGTTTTATCATCGAAATGATGGATCAATGCTCGGACAGAAAGTTACAGCGCTTGATTCTGTCGGTGTTTATGTACCGGGTGGAACGGCTGCCTATCCTTCTACCGTTTTAATGAATGTCATTCCTGCACTCGTAGCGGGGGTTGAACGAATTGTGCTTGTTTCTCCGCCAACGAGAGATGGAGGGCTGGCACCAAGCGTGCTCATTGCCGCAGCAGAGCTTGGAGTCAGTGAAGTATATAAAATGGGAGGAGCCCAGGCAATTGCTGCATTGGCATATGGAACAGAAACGATTGCCAGCGTCGATAAAATTACGGGACCCGGAAATATTTACGTGGCTCTCGCCAAGCGTGAAGTTTTCGGTCATGTAGATATTGATATGATCGCAGGACCGAGCGAGATCGTTGTTCTTGCTGACGGCTCTGTCGCTGCTCATGAAATTGCTGCTGACCTGCTTTCGCAAGCTGAGCATGACATACTTGCATCAAGTATTCTTGTTACCCCTTCAGAGGCTTTTGCAAAAGAAGTGCAAACAGAGGTCGATAAACAATTAAAAGCTCTTCCACGCAAGGATATTGCGGCAAAATCTATTGAAAACAACGGACATATCTATGTAACTGAAAATCTGGAGGAAGCAATTGATGTTGTCAACCAGCTGGCACCGGAGCATTTGGAAGTCATGACAAAGCATTCTCAATCGTTGCTGGGAAAAATCAAACATGCTGGAGCGATTTTTCTTGGACGCTACAGTACGGAGTCGGTGGGGGATTATTTTGCAGGACCGAATCACGTGTTACCCACGAACGGAACCGCCCGTTTTTCCAGCCCATTAAATGTAGCAGATTTTCAAAAACGGTCAAGCATTATCGCCTACAGCAAGAAGGCATTTCTTGAAAATTCGGGAAAAATCGCTTCTTTTGCAAGGCTGGAAGGACTTGAAGCTCACGCTAGAGCAGTAGAAGCCAGAAAACAGGAGGATGGTAATGAGAATCGCTGA
- the hisB gene encoding imidazoleglycerol-phosphate dehydratase HisB encodes MRIAERTRKTKETDIALSFSIDGKGNSNIETNVPFMSHMLDLFTKHGNFDLTVNAKGDVDIDDHHTTEDIGICLGQVLLEALGDKAGIKRYGTAFVPMDDALAQVSIDLSNRPHLEMRGEFPSQKVGTFDTELVHEFLWKLALEARMNLHVIVHYGTNTHHMIEAVFKALGRALDEATTIDPRITGVPSTKGML; translated from the coding sequence ATGAGAATCGCTGAACGGACACGGAAAACGAAAGAAACTGATATTGCTCTTTCTTTTTCAATTGACGGAAAAGGAAATTCCAATATCGAAACCAACGTCCCATTTATGTCACATATGCTAGATCTGTTTACAAAGCACGGAAATTTTGATTTGACCGTTAATGCCAAGGGAGATGTCGATATTGACGATCACCATACCACAGAAGATATCGGAATATGTCTTGGTCAGGTTTTGCTTGAAGCGTTAGGTGATAAAGCTGGAATCAAGCGCTACGGTACGGCGTTTGTTCCCATGGATGATGCGCTGGCCCAGGTTAGCATCGATTTAAGCAACAGGCCGCATTTGGAAATGAGGGGAGAGTTTCCTTCCCAAAAAGTTGGTACATTTGATACAGAGCTTGTCCACGAATTTTTATGGAAGCTGGCATTGGAAGCACGTATGAATCTGCACGTGATTGTTCATTATGGCACGAACACCCATCATATGATTGAAGCAGTCTTTAAGGCACTCGGACGTGCGCTTGATGAAGCCACGACGATTGATCCAAGAATTACCGGAGTCCCTTCAACGAAAGGAATGCTGTAG
- the ppaX gene encoding pyrophosphatase PpaX — translation MKVNTILFDLDGTLINTNELIIASFLHTLEHYFPGKYKREQVLPFIGPSLHTTFTGLKPGHEEDMIKMYREFNHKMHDELVTEYETVYETLEQLKQSGFKLGIVTTKLKNTVTMGLKVTGLERFFEAIVTLDDVENEKPHPEPVLKALKQLNSKPGEAIMVGDNYHDIESGKSAGTKTAGVAWSIKGKDYLAKYKPDYMLDKMSDLIAIAGVK, via the coding sequence ATGAAGGTTAATACGATCTTATTCGATTTGGATGGAACATTAATCAATACAAACGAACTAATTATAGCTTCTTTCTTGCATACGCTCGAGCATTATTTTCCTGGCAAGTACAAAAGGGAGCAGGTTCTTCCTTTTATCGGCCCATCTCTTCATACAACCTTTACCGGGTTAAAACCGGGACACGAGGAAGACATGATCAAAATGTACAGGGAATTCAACCACAAAATGCACGATGAATTGGTGACAGAGTATGAAACGGTTTATGAAACACTGGAACAGTTAAAGCAATCGGGTTTCAAGCTGGGCATTGTGACAACAAAGCTGAAAAATACTGTAACAATGGGGCTCAAGGTTACCGGGCTTGAACGTTTTTTTGAAGCGATAGTTACTCTCGATGATGTTGAGAATGAAAAGCCGCATCCAGAACCTGTATTAAAAGCGTTAAAGCAATTAAACAGCAAACCTGGGGAAGCAATTATGGTTGGAGATAATTATCATGACATTGAGTCAGGCAAAAGCGCTGGAACTAAAACTGCCGGTGTAGCATGGAGCATTAAAGGGAAAGACTATCTTGCAAAGTACAAACCTGACTATATGCTTGATAAAATGAGCGATCTAATTGCCATCGCAGGAGTGAAGTAA
- the lgt gene encoding prolipoprotein diacylglyceryl transferase: MNEEITPINPVAFELGPLAVHWYGVIIGLGALLGLWLAVRESQKRGLHKDTFVDLILFAIPIAILSARAYYVIFQWNEYYRDHPGEIVKIWEGGLAIHGGLIGAVVTGIIFAKIRGISFWKLADIAAPSILLGQAIGRWGNFINQEAYGGPVTRAFLENLHLPEFIINQMNIQGQYHHPTFLYESLWNFAGVILLLVLRKVNLGRGELFLTYVIWYSIGRYFIEGMRTDSLMLTDTLRAAQVISVTLIAAAIIFIIVRRVRGDSKTRYLDPS; this comes from the coding sequence ATGAACGAAGAAATTACACCAATAAATCCTGTTGCGTTTGAGCTGGGGCCATTAGCTGTTCATTGGTACGGAGTAATCATTGGACTAGGGGCATTGCTCGGGCTATGGCTGGCAGTCCGTGAAAGCCAAAAAAGAGGGCTTCATAAAGATACATTTGTTGATTTAATTTTATTTGCGATTCCGATCGCGATCCTTTCAGCAAGAGCATACTATGTTATTTTTCAATGGAATGAGTATTACAGGGATCATCCGGGTGAAATCGTGAAAATATGGGAAGGCGGACTGGCCATCCATGGAGGATTAATCGGAGCTGTTGTTACGGGCATTATTTTTGCAAAGATTAGAGGTATTTCATTTTGGAAGCTTGCTGACATTGCAGCTCCTAGTATTTTGCTTGGGCAGGCTATTGGGCGATGGGGAAATTTTATTAACCAGGAAGCCTACGGTGGCCCTGTTACGAGAGCATTTTTGGAAAATTTGCACCTTCCGGAATTCATCATTAACCAAATGAATATACAAGGTCAGTACCATCATCCGACTTTTTTATATGAATCGCTTTGGAACTTCGCAGGAGTTATTCTGCTGCTTGTTCTTAGAAAAGTAAACCTTGGCAGGGGAGAGCTTTTCTTAACTTATGTCATATGGTATTCAATCGGACGTTATTTTATTGAAGGAATGCGTACCGACAGCTTGATGCTGACAGATACGTTACGTGCTGCCCAAGTGATATCGGTCACGCTGATTGCAGCTGCAATTATTTTCATTATAGTCAGACGTGTCAGAGGAGATTCTAAAACAAGATATTTGGATCCCTCTTAA
- the hisG gene encoding ATP phosphoribosyltransferase yields the protein MDKPLTIAMPKGRIFEEAVTLLRMAGYKLPDEFEASRKLIINVPAENLRFILAKPTDVTTYVEHGVADAGIAGKDVMLEEERDVYEILDLKISKCRLAVAGLPQAEIGGVAPRVATKYPNVASKYFREQGEQVEIIKLNGSVELAPLVGLAERIVDIVSTGQTLKENGLVESEKICDITSRLIVNPVSYRMKDKIIEELASRLALVVEGEPVK from the coding sequence ATGGATAAACCACTAACGATCGCTATGCCGAAAGGAAGAATATTTGAGGAAGCTGTAACACTTCTGAGAATGGCAGGATACAAACTTCCTGATGAATTTGAAGCTTCCAGAAAGCTGATTATTAATGTACCTGCTGAGAATCTTCGCTTTATTCTTGCCAAGCCGACTGATGTAACGACTTACGTAGAGCACGGAGTGGCGGATGCAGGTATAGCAGGAAAAGATGTTATGCTAGAGGAAGAACGGGATGTATATGAAATTTTAGATTTGAAAATCAGCAAATGCCGTTTGGCAGTTGCCGGTCTGCCTCAGGCTGAAATAGGTGGAGTAGCTCCTCGAGTGGCTACCAAATACCCGAATGTAGCATCAAAGTATTTCCGTGAGCAAGGGGAGCAAGTAGAAATCATAAAATTAAATGGCTCTGTGGAATTGGCTCCTTTAGTCGGACTTGCTGAACGCATTGTTGATATTGTTTCAACAGGGCAAACTCTTAAAGAAAACGGATTGGTAGAAAGCGAAAAAATTTGTGATATCACATCGAGGCTTATTGTAAATCCTGTCAGTTACCGTATGAAAGATAAAATCATTGAAGAGCTGGCTTCAAGGCTTGCGCTCGTTGTGGAAGGGGAACCGGTAAAATGA
- the hprK gene encoding HPr(Ser) kinase/phosphatase, translating to MPKVRTKDLMDHFQLELISGEEGINRPITMSDLSRPGLEMAGYFTYYPKERVQLLGKTEISFFEKLLDSEKRHRMDSLCTDITPAVIVTRDMHVPPELIESSEQNGVPVLRSPLKTTRLASRLTNYLESKLAPTTAVHGVLVDIYGVGVLLTGKSGVGKSETALELIKRGHRLVADDCVEIRQEDQDTLVGSAPELIEHLLEIRGLGIINVMTLFGAGSVRSYKRITLVMNLELWEQGKQYDRLGLEEEKVKIIDTEITKLTVPVRPGRNLAVIIEVAAMNFRLKRMGLNAAEQFTNKLAGVIEEHEQD from the coding sequence ATGCCAAAGGTTCGAACGAAAGACCTAATGGACCATTTTCAACTCGAATTAATAAGCGGAGAAGAAGGGATCAATCGGCCAATTACTATGAGTGATCTGTCCAGACCAGGTTTGGAAATGGCTGGATACTTTACATATTATCCAAAGGAACGTGTCCAGCTTTTGGGAAAAACCGAAATTTCCTTTTTTGAAAAACTTTTGGATAGTGAGAAAAGGCATCGCATGGATTCTTTATGTACGGATATAACACCAGCCGTTATTGTAACGAGAGACATGCATGTGCCGCCTGAACTGATCGAATCATCTGAACAAAACGGAGTCCCTGTTTTAAGATCGCCATTAAAAACGACGAGGCTTGCGAGCAGACTGACCAATTATCTAGAGAGCAAGCTTGCGCCAACGACTGCTGTTCATGGTGTATTGGTTGATATTTATGGTGTAGGTGTTCTCCTCACGGGAAAAAGTGGTGTAGGAAAAAGTGAAACGGCGTTGGAATTAATAAAAAGAGGCCATCGATTGGTTGCAGACGACTGTGTTGAAATTCGCCAAGAAGATCAAGATACACTTGTTGGAAGTGCGCCTGAACTGATTGAGCATCTTCTAGAAATTAGAGGGCTGGGCATCATCAATGTGATGACTTTATTTGGTGCCGGTTCTGTACGAAGCTATAAACGTATTACGCTTGTCATGAACCTGGAGCTTTGGGAACAGGGAAAGCAGTACGACAGGCTTGGACTGGAAGAAGAAAAAGTGAAAATCATCGATACAGAAATTACGAAACTTACGGTTCCGGTACGTCCCGGAAGAAACCTTGCCGTTATTATTGAAGTAGCGGCTATGAATTTCCGCTTGAAGCGGATGGGCTTAAATGCAGCTGAACAATTTACAAATAAGCTTGCAGGCGTAATTGAGGAACATGAGCAGGACTAA
- the hisH gene encoding imidazole glycerol phosphate synthase subunit HisH: MIGIIDYGMGNLFSVKKALERLDVPYILSDKPEELSDADGFILPGVGAFKDAMSLLRESGLEAFVHQIVADQKPLLGICLGMQLLFDESEEFKLTKGLGLLKGRAVHINNQDEDGLRLKVPHMGWNRLTFHRENELLREVNEGYCYFVHSFYITEAEEDTLLATADYGVPVPAVVGKGNVFGTQFHPEKSSEVGMAILSQFTKIAAEQKVKK, translated from the coding sequence ATGATTGGAATTATTGACTATGGTATGGGTAACCTTTTTAGCGTAAAAAAAGCGTTGGAGCGTTTAGATGTTCCATACATTTTATCTGATAAACCTGAAGAATTATCTGATGCCGATGGCTTTATCCTTCCCGGTGTCGGCGCTTTTAAAGATGCAATGAGTCTACTTAGGGAGAGCGGGCTTGAAGCCTTCGTTCATCAAATTGTCGCTGATCAAAAACCGCTTTTAGGAATCTGTCTTGGGATGCAGCTTTTGTTTGACGAGAGCGAAGAATTTAAATTAACAAAAGGGCTGGGTCTCCTTAAAGGCAGGGCGGTCCATATCAACAACCAGGATGAGGATGGACTTCGTTTGAAGGTGCCTCACATGGGATGGAATCGACTAACATTTCATCGTGAAAACGAGCTGCTCAGAGAGGTGAATGAAGGGTATTGCTATTTCGTTCATTCCTTCTACATTACGGAAGCTGAGGAGGACACACTTCTGGCCACCGCGGATTATGGTGTACCAGTTCCTGCAGTTGTCGGAAAAGGAAATGTGTTTGGCACCCAGTTTCATCCTGAAAAAAGCAGTGAAGTCGGTATGGCGATTCTTAGCCAATTTACGAAAATCGCGGCAGAACAGAAGGTGAAAAAATGA
- a CDS encoding acyltransferase has translation MRRTTRYPVEGGNSLWHVYKTVPFLKVIKNFIVIQLARYTPSLKMKNWLYRTFLHMKIGDQTSFALMVMLDIMFPEKISVGRNTVIGYNTTILAHEYLIKEYRLGEVKIGDEVMIGANTTILPGIVIGDGAVISAGTLVHKDVPSGAFVGGNPMQFISMKKEAEEHNGQS, from the coding sequence GTGAGGAGAACAACCCGCTATCCGGTTGAAGGCGGTAATTCACTATGGCATGTGTATAAAACTGTGCCCTTCCTTAAAGTCATAAAAAATTTTATCGTCATACAATTAGCGAGATATACTCCTTCTTTGAAAATGAAAAATTGGCTTTACCGCACTTTTTTACATATGAAAATCGGCGATCAGACTTCGTTTGCGTTAATGGTTATGCTCGATATTATGTTTCCTGAAAAGATATCCGTCGGAAGGAACACGGTTATTGGCTACAATACAACGATCCTGGCCCATGAATACTTAATTAAGGAGTATCGGCTGGGGGAAGTCAAAATAGGCGATGAAGTCATGATCGGAGCCAATACAACGATTTTGCCAGGTATAGTCATTGGTGACGGCGCTGTAATTTCTGCAGGTACACTTGTTCATAAAGATGTACCCTCCGGCGCATTTGTAGGAGGAAATCCGATGCAATTTATTTCTATGAAAAAAGAAGCGGAGGAACATAACGGCCAGAGTTAG
- a CDS encoding ATP phosphoribosyltransferase regulatory subunit produces MFMFEKPQGMRDTLPDLYSTKEKIRSSLTDVIKGWGYQLMETPTLEFYETVGFRSSISEENLFKLLDHSGQTLVLRPDMTGPIARVAASKIKKQQHPLRIGYSANVFRAQEREGGRPAEFEQTGVELIGDGTISADAEVIALAISSLKNAGLKGFQVAIGHIGITEALLYESVGDREASNRLRRFLYQKNYVGYKEEVYTLPLDPEKKRKLLELPELRGDMDKVIQASSTLLSEEGKKAADDLRKLDEILKEYGCTEHIKLDLSMVSHMSYYTGILFEIYAENVGYLIGNGGRYDHLLDHFQAGAPATGFSIRTDRLVEALHISMEDAEIEAIVFSEENRKAAIRLADKERMEGKKVVLQDIRGVTNFEELEISFQNITYLTGDGKEEKNG; encoded by the coding sequence ATGTTCATGTTTGAAAAACCGCAGGGAATGAGAGATACTCTTCCTGATTTATATAGTACAAAAGAAAAAATCCGCTCATCTTTGACAGATGTCATTAAAGGCTGGGGCTATCAGCTGATGGAAACCCCGACTCTCGAGTTTTATGAGACAGTTGGATTCAGATCATCAATTTCAGAAGAAAATTTATTTAAGCTGTTGGATCATTCCGGTCAAACACTTGTGCTCAGGCCGGATATGACAGGTCCCATCGCAAGGGTTGCCGCTTCAAAAATTAAAAAACAGCAACATCCCCTCCGCATCGGTTATTCTGCAAATGTTTTCCGGGCTCAAGAACGGGAAGGCGGAAGGCCAGCAGAGTTTGAACAGACAGGTGTTGAATTAATAGGTGACGGTACAATCAGCGCTGACGCGGAAGTTATCGCACTTGCCATCAGCTCGTTAAAAAACGCGGGGCTAAAAGGGTTTCAGGTTGCGATCGGACATATCGGGATCACGGAGGCGCTTCTCTATGAAAGTGTCGGAGACAGAGAGGCATCAAATCGCCTGCGTCGTTTCCTTTATCAAAAAAATTATGTAGGATATAAAGAAGAAGTATACACTCTGCCGCTAGATCCTGAGAAAAAAAGGAAGCTGTTAGAGCTCCCTGAACTCCGCGGTGACATGGATAAAGTCATTCAAGCATCGAGTACACTACTTTCTGAAGAAGGAAAAAAAGCGGCAGATGATTTAAGAAAATTAGACGAAATTTTGAAAGAATACGGATGTACGGAACATATTAAGCTGGATTTGAGCATGGTAAGCCATATGAGTTACTATACCGGGATTCTGTTTGAGATTTATGCAGAAAATGTAGGCTATCTGATTGGGAATGGCGGACGCTATGACCATTTGCTTGATCATTTTCAGGCAGGGGCTCCTGCGACGGGATTTTCGATTCGTACAGACAGGCTGGTCGAAGCATTGCATATCAGTATGGAAGATGCTGAAATTGAAGCTATTGTATTTAGCGAAGAAAATCGCAAAGCGGCGATAAGATTAGCGGACAAAGAGCGCATGGAAGGGAAAAAAGTTGTGCTTCAGGATATCAGAGGTGTAACTAATTTTGAAGAACTGGAAATATCCTTCCAAAACATCACGTATCTGACAGGTGACGGAAAGGAAGAGAAAAATGGATAA